The genomic stretch CCGGCCATCTGATCGAGGATGGCGCGGCACCGCCCGACCTGCTCGCGGATGAGGCGCGCGTCGTCGGCCAGGGCGGTGTTCTCGTGGCCGGCCAGGTGGCGCTCGAGCTCCTTGGCCACGAGCGCGACCGTCCCGAGCGGCGTCGCCAGCTCGTGGGCGGCGCCGGCGGCCATGGTCGCGAGCGCCGCCAGCCGCTCCTGGCGCGCGGTCAGGTTGCGGGCCTCGGCCAGCTCGCGATCGCGCGCGGCCAGCGCGTCGGTCACCCGCAAGAGGAAGTGGACGATGAACGCCGAGGCCACGCCCAGCGCGACCCAGACGCCGATCGCGCGGGTGCGATCGGTCGCCGCCAGCGGCCGGTGATCGACCAGCAACAGCCCGAAGCCGACGAACGACAGCGCCACCAGCGCCCAGGTCCAGGCGGCCTCGAGGATCACCGTCGCCAGCGCGATCTGCACCAGGTAGAGGAAGCCGAACGGGTTGTCGGCGCCGCCGGTCAGGTGTAGCAGGCCGGTGAGCACGGCGACGTCGAGCGCCATCACCGCCGCCAGCACCCGATCGTCGGCGCGGCCGAGGCGCCGGACCGACGCCGACAGCGCCAGGTTCGAGACCAGGCCGATCGCGACCAGGCCCCACAGGAGCGTCAAGGGCAGATCGACGCCGAGCGCGACGTCGGCGAAGCCCACCGTCGCCGCCTGCCCGACGATCTGGGCCCACCGCAGCGAGATGAGCCAGGTCGCGTTGACCGCGCTGGCCTCGGGGATCGAGTTCGTGCGACGGGCCACGGCGCGACCATACCTCCAGGGCGGGCCTGAGTGATCGCGCGCACGCGGTCAGCGCCCGGGCCGACCGGCCGGCGCCCGGTGGTATCTTCGTCGGATGCTGCGGTTGTCCGGCCTGGCCTTGATCCTCGCGCTGACCGCGCCGGCGGCGGTCGCCGACGTGCTGGTCGGGGACGTCGTCGCCACGCGCGCGGCCTGGTCCGCCGACGATCGCGCGATCGTCACGACCGCGACCGTCCGCACCGCCGCGGGCGACGTCGAGGTCGAGCAGCTCGGCGGCCACGCCGACGGCTACACGATGGTGGTGTTCGACGGCGAGCCGGCGCTGGCGGTCGGCATGCGCGCGGAGATCACCGCCCGCGCGATCGCGACCACGACCGCGCCGCGCTACGTCGCCGATCGCGTCGTCGACCGCGACGCCCGCGGGCGCGCGCCGTTCGTGCGGACCACGACCAACAAGAGCGGCAAGCCGCTGCGCTGGGCCAAGGGCTGCGTCGAGGTCGCCTACGGCGTCGAGGGCACGACCGCGATCCCCGGCGACGGTGAGCGCGCGGTCATCGAGGCGACGCTGGCCACCTGGAACCAGGGCGTCGCGGGCTGCTCGTACCAGCACCTGGTCAGCCTGGGGCCGGTCGAGCGCGAGGTCTCGGGCCGCGACTTCGTCTCGGTCGTGAAGTTCCGCGACACCGAGTGGTGCCGCCCCGCCGTCGACGGCAAGCCGCGCAAGTGCCACAGCAACCGCGCCGCCGGGATCACCACCGCGGTGTTCGTCGACGATCCCGGCGACGCCCGCGACGGCGAGCTGGTCGACGCCGACATCGAGCTCAACGGCGTCGACTTCGCGCTCGCGGTCGACGGCCAGAGCCTCGGCGCCGCCGACTGC from Myxococcales bacterium encodes the following:
- a CDS encoding HAMP domain-containing histidine kinase, translated to MARRTNSIPEASAVNATWLISLRWAQIVGQAATVGFADVALGVDLPLTLLWGLVAIGLVSNLALSASVRRLGRADDRVLAAVMALDVAVLTGLLHLTGGADNPFGFLYLVQIALATVILEAAWTWALVALSFVGFGLLLVDHRPLAATDRTRAIGVWVALGVASAFIVHFLLRVTDALAARDRELAEARNLTARQERLAALATMAAGAAHELATPLGTVALVAKELERHLAGHENTALADDARLIREQVGRCRAILDQMAGGAGAAGEGLTSIRVDAVLAEALTGARAEPSVRHAMPAEVAATLVNLPARAVTQALRSLVTNAQDASPPDGEVVVTTTCRAGVLAFDVIDRGRGMSAEVLARIGEPFFTTKQPGRGMGLGLFLARAVFESIGGALVIDSHVGAGTRITVTMPVDAAARARSRRPSSVATTPPAGGI